The following are encoded in a window of Mannheimia varigena genomic DNA:
- a CDS encoding ornithine carbamoyltransferase codes for MAFNLKNRHLLSLVNHTEREIRFLLDLARDLKRAKYAGTEQQKLKGKNIALIFEKTSTRTRCAFEVAAYDQGAHVTYIDPTSSQIGHKESMKDTARVLGRMYDAIQYRGYKQSVVQELADYAGVPVFNGLTDEFHPTQMLADVLTMIENCEKPLSQISYVYIGDARNNMGNSLLLIGAKLGMDVRICAPKALLPEDALVEMCHKFAEESGARITVTEDIEKAVKGVDFVHTDVWVSMGEPLDSWGERIDLLMPYRVTAELMKLAGNPKVKFMHCLPAFHNCETKVGKDIAEKYPALSNGIEVTEEVFESPANVAFEQAENRMHTIKAVMVASLA; via the coding sequence ATGGCATTTAATCTAAAAAACAGACATTTACTGAGTTTAGTAAACCACACCGAGCGTGAAATTCGCTTTTTGTTAGACTTAGCTCGTGATTTAAAACGTGCGAAATATGCAGGCACAGAACAGCAGAAGTTAAAAGGTAAAAATATTGCCTTAATCTTTGAGAAAACCTCAACCCGTACCCGCTGTGCTTTCGAAGTGGCGGCTTATGACCAAGGGGCTCACGTCACTTATATCGATCCAACTTCTTCACAAATCGGACACAAAGAGTCGATGAAAGATACAGCTCGAGTGCTAGGCAGAATGTATGATGCGATTCAATATCGTGGCTACAAACAATCCGTAGTGCAAGAATTAGCCGATTATGCCGGCGTGCCAGTATTCAACGGCTTAACCGATGAATTCCACCCAACCCAAATGTTGGCGGATGTTTTAACTATGATTGAAAACTGCGAAAAACCACTCAGCCAAATTAGCTATGTATATATTGGCGATGCCCGTAACAACATGGGGAACTCGTTATTATTAATCGGTGCAAAATTAGGTATGGACGTGCGTATTTGTGCCCCGAAAGCCTTATTGCCTGAAGATGCGTTAGTTGAAATGTGTCACAAATTTGCTGAAGAATCAGGGGCGAGAATTACTGTAACGGAAGATATTGAAAAAGCGGTTAAAGGTGTAGATTTCGTGCATACTGATGTTTGGGTTTCAATGGGCGAGCCATTAGACAGCTGGGGTGAGCGTATTGATTTATTAATGCCTTACCGAGTAACAGCAGAGTTAATGAAATTGGCAGGCAACCCTAAAGTAAAATTTATGCACTGTTTGCCGGCATTCCATAACTGTGAAACGAAGGTTGGCAAAGATATTGCTGAAAAATACCCTGCTCTTTCAAATGGCATTGAAGTAACTGAAGAGGTGTTTGAATCTCCCGCTAATGTGGCATTTGAGCAAGCAGAAAACCGAATGCACACCATTAAAGCGGTGATGGTGGCAAGTTTGGCTTAG
- a CDS encoding PhzF family phenazine biosynthesis protein has translation MKSCFYLLINVFAQSHFGGNPLAVFYEADELDCSQMQLIARQFNLSEVVFIQSPTHSQAVKKLKIFTPDYEMPFAGHPTVGAAFVLRSQLNLPDEYIIETNAGLVEIQHKNDVVTFALKNGIKIENALLSRSECADILGLEISNIACEPCYVNTGVEQLLIGLSSKQAVENCKINANLFIDNPLIKDSLYIWHRTENNVKARLFFTSQGTVVEDPGTGSAAANLGGWHIVKGLTPLNVIISQGDEIDRPNRLSLSVDEKHIIFVGGKAILVGKGEFYLP, from the coding sequence ATGAAAAGCTGCTTTTACTTGTTAATTAATGTTTTTGCACAAAGCCATTTTGGTGGCAATCCACTTGCCGTATTTTATGAGGCAGATGAATTAGATTGCAGCCAAATGCAGCTGATTGCTCGCCAGTTTAATCTTTCTGAAGTCGTTTTTATTCAATCTCCTACTCATTCACAAGCGGTCAAAAAACTCAAAATTTTTACACCTGATTATGAAATGCCTTTTGCTGGACATCCAACGGTTGGTGCAGCCTTCGTTTTACGTTCACAGCTTAATTTGCCTGATGAATATATTATTGAAACCAATGCAGGTTTAGTGGAAATTCAGCATAAAAATGATGTAGTTACCTTTGCCTTAAAAAATGGAATAAAAATAGAAAATGCACTGCTAAGCCGTTCCGAATGTGCCGATATTTTAGGGCTTGAGATTAGCAATATTGCTTGTGAACCTTGCTATGTAAATACAGGAGTAGAGCAGTTACTCATTGGGTTATCATCCAAACAAGCGGTCGAAAATTGCAAAATAAATGCAAATTTATTCATTGATAATCCGTTGATAAAAGATAGCTTATACATTTGGCATAGAACAGAAAATAATGTAAAAGCCCGCTTATTTTTTACTTCTCAAGGTACTGTTGTTGAAGATCCGGGAACAGGATCAGCTGCAGCAAATTTGGGTGGTTGGCATATTGTAAAAGGGCTAACACCGTTGAATGTCATTATTTCTCAAGGTGATGAAATAGATAGACCGAATCGTTTGTCTTTAAGTGTTGATGAGAAACACATTATCTTTGTTGGCGGTAAAGCAATTTTAGTCGGCAAAGGGGAGTTTTATTTACCGTAA
- a CDS encoding anaerobic C4-dicarboxylate transporter, whose protein sequence is MLYAEFLLLLAFLYAGSRYGGIGLGVVSGIGLFVEVFFLGMPLSAPPISVMLVILAVVTCASILEAAGGLKFMLQIAERILRNNPKRITFLGPLVTYVMTLMLGTGHSVYSIMPIIGDIALKNKIRPERPMAAASVASQLGITGSPLSAAVAYYLTEITKLPGFEGVTLLNVVGVTITATFCGVIAMSLYSLRRGKELEDDPEFQRRMQDPELRKQIEETSATSLDEQLPASAKNSVYLFLAAIATIVVIAMLPSIKPTVAATGKVAGMDQIIQIVMLTFGGLILVLTKTDPKKVPNGIVFKSGMVAAIAIFGIAWMSDTYFTYAMPAFKAGVMEMVQAQPWTFAFALFAVSVVVNSQAVTAKMLLPVGIAMGLPAPLLVGLMPATYAYFFIPNYPSDIATVNFDVTGTTKIGKYYFNHSFMAPGLVGVITACVVGIAVANVLI, encoded by the coding sequence ATGCTTTATGCAGAATTTTTGCTTTTATTAGCATTTTTATACGCAGGCAGCCGCTACGGTGGTATCGGTTTAGGAGTTGTGTCAGGTATTGGCTTATTCGTGGAAGTGTTCTTCTTAGGAATGCCACTTTCCGCTCCTCCAATTAGTGTTATGTTAGTTATTTTAGCCGTTGTAACCTGTGCTTCTATTTTAGAAGCGGCTGGCGGTTTAAAATTTATGTTACAGATTGCAGAACGTATTTTACGCAACAACCCTAAACGTATTACATTCTTGGGTCCACTTGTTACCTACGTGATGACATTAATGTTAGGTACAGGGCATTCTGTTTACTCAATTATGCCGATTATCGGTGATATTGCCTTAAAAAATAAAATCAGACCGGAACGACCTATGGCTGCGGCATCTGTTGCCTCTCAATTAGGGATTACAGGTAGCCCGTTATCTGCGGCGGTTGCTTACTATTTAACTGAAATTACTAAGTTACCGGGCTTTGAAGGCGTTACGCTTTTAAATGTAGTCGGGGTAACTATTACCGCAACGTTCTGCGGTGTCATTGCGATGTCTTTATATAGTTTACGTCGTGGTAAAGAGCTTGAAGACGATCCTGAATTCCAACGTCGTATGCAAGACCCGGAATTACGCAAACAAATTGAAGAAACCAGTGCAACTTCGTTAGATGAACAATTACCAGCAAGTGCAAAAAACTCGGTTTACTTATTCTTAGCAGCGATTGCAACTATTGTGGTGATTGCAATGCTCCCAAGCATTAAACCAACCGTAGCTGCAACAGGTAAAGTGGCGGGAATGGACCAAATCATTCAAATCGTAATGCTGACTTTCGGTGGTTTAATTTTAGTGCTAACCAAAACTGATCCGAAAAAAGTGCCGAACGGTATCGTGTTTAAATCAGGAATGGTCGCAGCAATCGCCATTTTCGGGATTGCGTGGATGAGTGATACCTACTTTACATACGCAATGCCAGCATTTAAAGCAGGTGTAATGGAAATGGTTCAAGCCCAACCTTGGACATTTGCTTTCGCACTTTTTGCAGTATCTGTGGTGGTAAACAGCCAGGCGGTAACAGCCAAAATGTTATTACCAGTGGGAATTGCAATGGGCTTACCAGCTCCGTTATTAGTGGGTTTAATGCCGGCTACCTATGCCTACTTCTTTATTCCAAACTATCCGTCAGATATCGCAACCGTGAACTTTGACGTAACAGGCACAACCAAAATCGGTAAATACTACTTCAACCACAGCTTTATGGCGCCAGGTTTAGTTGGTGTAATTACTGCTTGTGTTGTGGGTATTGCAGTAGCTAATGTACTAATTTAA
- a CDS encoding NAD(P)-dependent oxidoreductase translates to MKKIAVIGATGYVGTAVVKELAGRGHQVVAFARNVEKVEQTKNVQAVAFDVENANFAEQLKGVDAVISAFNPGWTNPNIGADFTRGANAIIEAAKIAEVPYLLVVGGAGSLYVAPNLQVIDTPDFPKEIYDGANAARHLLNDLRERRDVNWAFVSPPAMLGVTGGYSEERTGVYRLGSEELLMNGDVPAGISVADFAIAVVDDIEQKAHLFQRFTVSEK, encoded by the coding sequence ATGAAAAAAATCGCAGTCATTGGTGCAACGGGTTATGTAGGAACAGCTGTTGTGAAAGAGTTAGCGGGGCGTGGTCATCAAGTGGTAGCATTTGCTCGAAACGTAGAAAAAGTTGAGCAAACTAAGAATGTGCAAGCAGTTGCTTTTGATGTAGAAAATGCAAATTTTGCTGAGCAGTTAAAGGGTGTGGATGCGGTAATCAGTGCCTTCAACCCGGGATGGACAAATCCAAATATTGGGGCAGATTTCACTCGTGGGGCGAATGCAATTATTGAAGCGGCAAAAATCGCAGAAGTGCCGTATTTATTAGTGGTTGGAGGTGCCGGTAGCCTCTATGTTGCTCCAAATCTTCAAGTTATTGATACACCAGATTTCCCGAAAGAGATCTATGACGGTGCAAATGCTGCTCGCCATTTATTGAACGACTTGCGTGAGCGTCGTGATGTAAACTGGGCGTTTGTTTCTCCGCCTGCAATGCTTGGTGTAACAGGTGGTTATAGCGAAGAACGTACGGGAGTATACCGTCTAGGTAGTGAAGAATTGCTAATGAACGGCGATGTTCCTGCAGGCATTTCAGTGGCTGACTTTGCGATTGCTGTGGTTGATGATATAGAGCAAAAAGCCCATTTATTCCAACGCTTTACAGTATCTGAAAAATAA
- a CDS encoding LysR family transcriptional regulator → MDRIEAIRIFLTIAETGSFTATADKLDLSKPMVSRAVAMLEEWFNARLLQRTTRKVSLTEAGQQAVEYCQKIANLTENIEQDFLARSGELSGALRISAAISFGGTHLVTALQAFMQKHPKVSVQLQLSDQKVDLFDERIDLALRFTDRPDTGLVARKLATIHSQLVATPAYLSQYGVPNTPEDLVHHRYLAHANVNRKSWKFYRDGQETVLELVSPFCVNDTTALLNAVMADGGIAMLPSYMLTEHLTQGRLQPVLTDWQLPIYPLYALYPTRHHLPLTVRALVDFLAEYFADQRW, encoded by the coding sequence ATGGATAGAATTGAGGCGATTCGCATTTTTCTCACCATTGCAGAAACGGGCAGTTTTACTGCGACGGCAGACAAATTAGATCTCTCAAAACCAATGGTAAGCCGTGCGGTAGCAATGCTAGAGGAATGGTTTAATGCTCGTTTGTTGCAACGCACCACACGCAAGGTTTCACTTACTGAAGCAGGGCAACAAGCGGTCGAATATTGCCAAAAAATTGCAAATTTAACAGAAAACATAGAGCAAGATTTTCTTGCCCGTTCGGGAGAATTAAGCGGAGCATTGCGGATTTCTGCGGCAATTTCATTTGGTGGAACACATTTAGTAACAGCTTTGCAAGCCTTTATGCAAAAGCACCCGAAAGTGTCGGTGCAGTTACAGCTTTCCGATCAGAAGGTCGATCTTTTTGACGAGCGAATTGATCTTGCTTTACGCTTTACGGATCGCCCGGATACTGGCTTAGTGGCTCGAAAATTAGCCACTATTCATTCACAACTGGTTGCGACACCTGCTTATCTCTCTCAATATGGCGTGCCAAATACACCTGAAGATTTGGTTCATCATCGTTACCTTGCACACGCAAACGTAAACCGTAAAAGTTGGAAATTTTATCGAGATGGACAAGAAACGGTGCTAGAGCTGGTAAGCCCTTTCTGTGTGAACGACACTACTGCGTTACTGAATGCGGTAATGGCAGATGGTGGCATTGCAATGCTACCAAGCTATATGCTGACAGAGCATTTAACACAAGGCCGTTTGCAACCCGTGCTGACCGATTGGCAATTACCGATTTATCCGCTTTATGCTCTGTATCCAACTCGCCATCATTTGCCGCTCACGGTGCGTGCATTGGTAGATTTTTTGGCAGAGTATTTTGCGGATCAGCGTTGGTAA
- a CDS encoding MBL fold metallo-hydrolase, protein MTILRKTIKFMLWLLAGLVLIAAVLGIMLYRNLGDLPDESRFKDLPYYKNGQFINLYTEDLPYYPEQATGKGGFIRYDGYTPNGRLPMVDLNKHTFGTPEHFAYYWLGHGSAMLELDGQRFLIDPVFDNANPLNFPLVAPRFQEAPIERKNLPDIDVVLITHDHYDHLEASTMRYLADKAKRFVAPLGVSARLQSWGVPAEKITELGWGDFTMAGTVKLTAEPTQHYSSRWTNDRNKTLWASFVLEGSQRLYWSGDTGYAQHFADIGKKYGSFDLAFIEIDAANAGWPKTHMFTKQSVQAALDLNAKKMIPIHWGVFSLGRNSWYQSIDTAITEASSHNLAIDVPKMGEKYQAGFTNDDWWKAPELRRIEE, encoded by the coding sequence ATGACGATTTTAAGAAAAACGATTAAATTTATGTTATGGCTATTAGCTGGCTTAGTGCTAATCGCTGCTGTGCTTGGCATTATGCTCTATCGTAACTTAGGCGATTTACCTGATGAGAGCCGTTTTAAAGATCTGCCTTATTACAAAAACGGGCAGTTTATCAATCTTTATACTGAAGATCTGCCCTATTATCCAGAGCAAGCCACAGGCAAAGGCGGTTTTATCCGTTACGATGGCTATACGCCGAACGGGCGTTTGCCGATGGTGGATTTAAATAAACACACATTCGGTACGCCTGAACATTTTGCTTATTATTGGCTTGGGCACGGTTCGGCTATGTTGGAATTAGACGGGCAACGCTTTTTGATTGACCCTGTGTTTGATAATGCCAATCCGCTCAACTTCCCATTGGTTGCCCCACGCTTTCAAGAAGCACCGATTGAACGTAAGAATTTGCCAGACATTGATGTGGTGCTGATTACCCACGATCATTACGATCACTTAGAAGCAAGCACAATGCGATATTTAGCGGATAAAGCCAAGCGTTTTGTCGCCCCTCTCGGCGTGAGTGCAAGATTGCAATCTTGGGGCGTGCCAGCAGAAAAAATCACCGAGCTGGGCTGGGGCGATTTCACAATGGCAGGCACAGTGAAATTAACCGCCGAACCAACACAGCACTATAGTTCTCGCTGGACGAACGATCGCAACAAAACCCTTTGGGCTTCTTTTGTGTTAGAAGGCTCACAACGTCTCTATTGGAGTGGCGATACAGGCTATGCTCAACATTTTGCTGATATTGGCAAAAAATATGGCAGTTTTGATTTAGCCTTTATCGAGATTGATGCTGCCAATGCAGGCTGGCCGAAAACTCATATGTTTACCAAGCAATCGGTGCAAGCTGCATTAGATTTGAATGCAAAAAAGATGATCCCAATTCACTGGGGCGTATTTAGTTTAGGCAGAAATTCTTGGTATCAATCGATTGATACCGCCATTACAGAGGCAAGTTCTCACAATCTTGCGATTGATGTACCAAAAATGGGCGAGAAATATCAAGCAGGCTTTACCAATGATGATTGGTGGAAAGCCCCTGAATTAAGACGGATTGAAGAATAA
- a CDS encoding NAD(P)-dependent alcohol dehydrogenase — protein MTYPVKSYAAFSATTDLEPHSFERRELREDDVLIDILYCGVCHSDLHTARNDWGWTHTYPIVPGHEIIGRVTKVGSKANKFQIGDLVGVGCMVDSCRTCSPCQQGLEQYCENGNTGTYGSHDRFDGTLTQGGYSTGVVVSEDFVLKVSEKLDTKAVAPLLCAGITTYSPLRHWNVQKGSKVGVIGLGGLGHMAVKLAAAMGAEVTLFTRSAGKSDDAFRLGASRVVLSTDEAQMQEVANTFDLIIDTVPYTHDLKPYIPTLALDGTLVLVGLLGELEQTINTVPMILGRRSIAASVIGGIKETQEMLDFCAEHNIVPDVEMIDVQDINNAYQRMLKSDVKYRFVIDMASLKA, from the coding sequence ATGACTTACCCTGTAAAATCCTACGCTGCATTTAGTGCAACAACCGACCTTGAGCCGCATTCTTTTGAACGCCGTGAGCTGCGTGAAGATGATGTGTTAATTGATATTTTATATTGCGGCGTATGCCATTCAGATTTACACACCGCTCGCAATGACTGGGGCTGGACACATACCTATCCTATTGTTCCCGGTCACGAAATTATTGGTCGAGTAACCAAAGTCGGCAGCAAAGCAAACAAATTCCAAATTGGCGATTTAGTTGGAGTGGGTTGTATGGTGGATTCTTGCCGTACTTGTTCGCCTTGCCAACAAGGGTTAGAACAATACTGCGAAAATGGCAATACTGGCACTTATGGTAGCCACGACAGATTTGATGGCACATTAACACAAGGCGGTTACAGTACAGGCGTAGTCGTTAGTGAAGACTTCGTCTTAAAAGTCTCTGAAAAACTAGATACCAAAGCAGTAGCTCCGCTTCTTTGTGCAGGCATTACCACTTACTCGCCACTCCGCCATTGGAATGTGCAAAAAGGCTCAAAAGTCGGTGTAATTGGCTTGGGTGGTCTTGGGCATATGGCAGTAAAATTAGCTGCTGCGATGGGAGCGGAAGTTACTTTATTTACTCGTTCGGCAGGCAAATCTGATGATGCCTTCCGCTTAGGAGCAAGCCGTGTGGTGCTTTCAACCGATGAAGCTCAAATGCAAGAAGTGGCTAATACGTTTGACTTAATCATCGATACCGTGCCATATACTCATGACTTAAAACCTTACATTCCAACGCTTGCGTTAGATGGCACATTAGTTTTAGTCGGCCTACTCGGCGAATTAGAGCAAACTATCAACACCGTACCAATGATTCTAGGCAGACGCTCAATTGCGGCATCTGTCATCGGTGGTATTAAAGAGACCCAAGAAATGCTTGATTTCTGTGCAGAACACAACATTGTGCCAGATGTGGAAATGATTGATGTGCAAGATATCAACAACGCTTATCAACGTATGCTGAAATCTGATGTAAAATATCGCTTTGTGATTGATATGGCAAGTTTGAAGGCTTAA
- the fghA gene encoding S-formylglutathione hydrolase, which yields MQQIENYRIFEGQQQVWKHSSSTLNCEMKFAIYLPKSADTQKLPVLYWLSGLTCTEQNFITKSGFQRYANEHNVIVVVPDTSPRGENVANDEAYDLGQGAGFYLNATQSDWATHYQMYDYIVSELPQLINEHFPTNGKASIFGHSMGGYGALTIAFKNAEQYQSVSAFSPIVAPSQVPWGQKAFLAYLGENQTAWQDYDCVALLEKHRPSLPILIEQGDKDQFLNEQLKPELFCQMADKLGIAYQFNLREGYDHSYYFIASFIGKHIEFHAKNLYSL from the coding sequence ATGCAACAAATTGAAAACTATCGAATCTTTGAAGGACAACAGCAGGTTTGGAAACATTCATCTTCTACGCTAAATTGCGAAATGAAATTTGCGATTTACTTACCAAAGTCTGCTGACACACAGAAATTACCTGTGCTTTATTGGCTTTCTGGCTTAACTTGTACCGAGCAGAATTTCATCACTAAATCAGGCTTTCAACGTTATGCAAATGAACATAATGTGATTGTTGTTGTACCAGATACCAGCCCACGAGGTGAGAATGTTGCTAACGATGAAGCCTATGATTTAGGGCAGGGAGCAGGTTTTTATCTGAATGCAACACAAAGCGATTGGGCAACACATTATCAGATGTATGATTATATTGTTAGCGAATTGCCACAGTTAATTAATGAACATTTTCCAACCAATGGGAAAGCGTCTATTTTCGGTCATTCAATGGGCGGATACGGCGCTTTAACAATTGCTTTTAAAAATGCAGAACAATATCAAAGTGTATCCGCATTTTCTCCAATTGTTGCCCCTAGCCAAGTACCGTGGGGGCAAAAAGCCTTTCTTGCATATTTAGGTGAAAATCAGACGGCTTGGCAAGATTACGACTGCGTAGCATTACTTGAAAAGCACCGTCCGAGCCTACCCATCTTGATTGAACAGGGCGATAAAGATCAGTTCTTAAATGAACAATTAAAACCCGAACTTTTCTGCCAGATGGCAGATAAATTAGGCATAGCATATCAATTTAATCTACGAGAGGGCTACGACCATAGCTATTACTTTATTGCCAGTTTTATTGGTAAACATATTGAATTTCACGCAAAAAATTTATACTCACTTTAA
- a CDS encoding S-(hydroxymethyl)glutathione dehydrogenase/class III alcohol dehydrogenase, which produces MKSRAAVAFAPNEPLKIVEIDVERPKKGEVLVKITHTGVCHTDAFTLSGADPEGVFPAVLGHEGAGIVVEVGEGVTSVAVGDHVIPLYTAECRECDFCKSSKTNLCVAVRETQGKGLMPDGTTRFSYEGKPVYHYMGCSTFSEYTVVAEVSLAKINPEANHEEVCLLGCGVTTGIGAVHNTAKVQEGDSVAVFGLGGIGLAVIQGAKQAKAGRIIAIDTNPEKFGLAKEFGATDCLNPNDFDKPIQQVIIEMTKWGVDHTFECIGNVNVMRAALESAHRGWGQSVIIGVAGAGQEISTRPLQLVTGRTWKGTAFGGVKGRTQLPQMVEDAMKGIIRLRPFVTHTMGLEQINEAFDLMHEGKSIRSVIHY; this is translated from the coding sequence ATAAAATCCCGTGCAGCGGTGGCATTTGCCCCGAATGAGCCACTTAAAATCGTAGAAATTGATGTAGAACGCCCGAAAAAAGGCGAAGTGTTGGTTAAAATCACTCATACAGGTGTATGCCATACTGATGCCTTTACGCTATCAGGAGCTGATCCTGAGGGCGTATTCCCAGCTGTGTTAGGGCACGAAGGTGCTGGTATCGTAGTAGAAGTAGGTGAGGGTGTAACGAGTGTTGCTGTTGGCGACCACGTTATTCCTCTTTATACCGCAGAATGCCGTGAGTGCGATTTCTGTAAATCAAGTAAAACAAATCTATGTGTAGCCGTGCGTGAAACGCAAGGTAAAGGTTTAATGCCAGATGGTACAACTCGTTTTTCTTATGAAGGTAAACCAGTTTATCACTATATGGGGTGTTCAACTTTTAGTGAATACACCGTGGTGGCAGAAGTATCATTAGCAAAAATTAACCCTGAAGCAAATCACGAAGAAGTTTGCTTGTTAGGTTGTGGCGTAACCACAGGTATTGGTGCAGTACATAATACTGCCAAAGTACAAGAGGGCGATAGCGTTGCGGTATTTGGTTTAGGCGGTATCGGTTTAGCCGTTATTCAAGGAGCTAAACAAGCAAAAGCGGGTCGTATTATTGCCATTGACACTAACCCTGAAAAATTTGGCTTGGCAAAAGAGTTCGGGGCAACGGATTGCCTAAATCCAAACGATTTTGATAAGCCTATCCAACAAGTTATCATCGAGATGACAAAATGGGGCGTAGATCATACCTTTGAATGTATTGGAAATGTAAATGTGATGCGTGCAGCGTTGGAATCCGCCCATCGTGGTTGGGGACAGTCTGTTATTATCGGTGTGGCAGGGGCTGGGCAAGAAATTTCAACTCGCCCGCTCCAATTGGTTACAGGTAGAACGTGGAAAGGCACGGCATTTGGCGGGGTAAAAGGTCGCACCCAGTTGCCACAAATGGTTGAAGATGCAATGAAAGGCATTATTCGTTTACGTCCGTTTGTTACCCACACAATGGGCTTAGAGCAGATTAACGAAGCCTTTGATCTAATGCACGAAGGTAAATCTATTCGTTCAGTCATTCATTATTAG
- a CDS encoding DMT family transporter, which translates to MTFIIGLLAGAFIAIQSAVNARLRQHLGFAFLTSFVSFLVGLIFLLILSLILGSPLIFNSETLFAVPLWAWTGGLLGMFGLTANVLIFPKLGGVQTAIMPILGQVLMGVLIDTFGLLKSPQIAISTIRLIGIGLVLLGVFVAIVLPQLKALKQKTNNENLWLWRGLGIVGGMALATQAAVNGELGRQLGSSLSAATTSFLVGVIGLFLTVLFYEKSLPNLFKPTKAQPIWIWSGGILGSLFILSGVWLVPQIGTGSVVMLVLSGLICGSLLVDKFGLFGVAKKPVLSSHLIGVALLILGVACIRLI; encoded by the coding sequence ATGACATTTATTATTGGTTTACTCGCAGGGGCCTTTATTGCGATTCAATCGGCAGTGAATGCTCGCTTACGCCAACATTTAGGTTTTGCCTTTCTAACCTCATTTGTTTCATTTTTAGTTGGGCTTATCTTTTTACTCATTTTATCCTTGATACTTGGCAGCCCATTGATTTTTAATAGCGAAACCTTATTCGCCGTTCCTCTTTGGGCTTGGACTGGTGGTCTGCTCGGTATGTTTGGCTTAACCGCAAATGTGCTAATTTTCCCCAAATTGGGGGGAGTACAAACAGCTATAATGCCAATTTTAGGACAAGTTTTGATGGGGGTTCTCATTGATACCTTTGGATTATTAAAATCCCCTCAAATTGCTATTTCTACTATCCGCCTGATAGGGATTGGATTGGTTCTGCTTGGTGTCTTTGTTGCGATTGTTTTACCTCAGCTAAAAGCACTAAAACAGAAAACCAACAATGAAAATTTATGGCTGTGGCGAGGTTTAGGCATAGTGGGTGGGATGGCTCTTGCTACTCAAGCTGCAGTGAACGGCGAATTAGGCAGACAACTTGGTTCATCATTAAGTGCAGCAACTACGTCATTTTTAGTTGGCGTAATTGGCTTATTTTTAACGGTTCTATTTTATGAAAAAAGCCTGCCAAACTTATTTAAACCCACTAAAGCCCAGCCCATTTGGATCTGGAGCGGCGGTATTTTAGGTAGCCTATTCATTCTCTCAGGTGTTTGGCTTGTGCCACAAATCGGCACAGGTTCAGTCGTTATGTTAGTGTTATCAGGCTTAATTTGCGGCAGTTTGTTAGTAGATAAATTCGGGCTATTCGGCGTAGCGAAAAAGCCTGTTTTATCATCACATTTAATCGGTGTTGCTTTATTGATACTAGGAGTAGCCTGTATTAGGCTGATTTAG
- a CDS encoding NAD(P)H-dependent oxidoreductase, which translates to MSFFNKEDIINAFNYRASTRSYDGNRKISDEDFNYILELGRLSPSSVGSEPWQFIVLQNSELRQAIKPYCWGIPTMETASHIVVILAKKNARFDSQYFAEIMDRRGLQGEAREKAMAVYKKFQEQDIGILDNERSLFDWASKQTYIALGNMMTGAAMIGVDSCPIEGFAYKEVNQILADAGLFDPNEWGVSVMCTFGYRDKEIRKKARKTFEQVVKFVE; encoded by the coding sequence ATGAGCTTTTTTAACAAAGAAGATATTATCAACGCATTTAATTACCGTGCTTCAACCCGTTCTTATGACGGCAATAGAAAAATCTCAGACGAAGATTTTAACTATATTTTAGAGCTAGGTCGCCTAAGCCCAAGTTCAGTAGGGTCTGAGCCGTGGCAGTTTATTGTGTTGCAAAACTCTGAACTTCGCCAAGCAATCAAGCCATATTGCTGGGGCATTCCAACAATGGAAACCGCAAGCCATATCGTGGTTATTTTAGCGAAGAAAAATGCTCGTTTTGATAGTCAATACTTTGCTGAAATTATGGATAGACGTGGCTTACAAGGCGAAGCTCGTGAAAAAGCAATGGCGGTATATAAAAAATTCCAAGAGCAAGATATTGGCATTTTAGACAACGAACGCAGCCTATTTGACTGGGCGAGTAAGCAAACCTACATCGCACTAGGTAATATGATGACAGGTGCAGCGATGATAGGCGTGGATTCCTGCCCAATCGAAGGTTTTGCATATAAAGAAGTAAACCAAATTTTAGCAGATGCAGGATTATTCGACCCGAACGAATGGGGTGTTTCAGTGATGTGCACCTTCGGCTATCGTGATAAAGAAATCCGCAAAAAAGCCCGTAAAACCTTTGAACAAGTTGTGAAATTTGTAGAATAA